A genomic stretch from Sulfolobus islandicus Y.N.15.51 includes:
- a CDS encoding FeoC-like transcriptional regulator, with translation MIGVEITPKSSRVINTLAFLLENGSSFAHQLSQIMNMDSREVYPMLKTWILKGVVTVSKQGRRNVYSISQKFKSLISSVVKKYSYKGREFIIAKAKERYKRFLGRDPDPEVLAVIEYFVDKALSGNPYVQGSQNESVAELLARVLNISLYDINEILRELVQANILYVWRNRKARLDSSLTA, from the coding sequence GTGATAGGCGTTGAAATAACTCCTAAATCCTCCAGGGTTATCAACACCTTGGCCTTTCTGCTGGAGAACGGGAGCTCCTTCGCTCACCAACTATCTCAAATCATGAACATGGACTCCAGAGAAGTATACCCCATGCTGAAGACCTGGATCCTAAAGGGAGTTGTAACGGTATCAAAACAGGGTAGGAGGAACGTCTATTCGATCTCCCAGAAATTCAAATCTTTAATCAGCAGTGTCGTAAAGAAGTATTCTTATAAGGGCAGGGAATTCATAATAGCTAAGGCTAAGGAGAGGTATAAGAGGTTCTTAGGGAGGGATCCGGACCCGGAAGTATTAGCAGTAATAGAGTACTTTGTAGATAAAGCACTCTCTGGAAACCCCTACGTCCAAGGATCTCAAAACGAAAGCGTTGCAGAGTTGTTGGCCAGGGTACTGAACATTTCCTTATATGATATTAATGAAATACTGAGGGAACTAGTCCAGGCTAACATCTTATATGTTTGGAGGAACAGAAAGGCAAGGTTAGACTCTTCCCTTACGGCCTAA
- a CDS encoding restriction endonuclease subunit S: MSDYVEIDIGEFPKDWDVRKLKDVIIKAKSGGTPRRNVPEYWNGNIPFAKIQDITKSGKYLYNTEEFITEKGLENSNAWIVPKDSLLLTIYGSLGFVAINKIPVATNQAIIGIIPNKNIIDTEFLYYWYLYFKPYWSKFIKKGTQPNLTLEIVLNSSVPILPLEEQKKIVELLQKATDIYYTLKDYIIQIRNSTETITKVIRKELLTKGIGHRDYVETDIGEFPKDWEVRRLNEIAIIRSGFSERKRDENSKVIHLRPDNIDNETDRIVFHRIVYIPESPKIERYLLRHLDIVLVNTNGSIDHIGKLGIIDMPLNQKITFSNHLTAIRIVSKDVEPYYIYYLLSWYHLNGSFKKVVKNQAGKWNLNLDTIRNLLIPLPPLEEQKKIVELLQKVDELIIRFNDFLQNLEDEANTLYKSILRLALTGKLTEDWRRQIILLRSVVIPYLVYQASKIKGRPVYMTELMKYLFLLQKEYNINLAYNFEPYKYGPFTPQLYKDLEELKDRIEVKEVKDNVDKSLITSKELPQVNQDIANAVNDLINRFGNKDLKELLSYVYKKYPEYTVKSELNLDEFLK, translated from the coding sequence ATGAGTGATTATGTTGAGATTGATATTGGTGAATTTCCTAAGGATTGGGATGTAAGAAAATTAAAAGATGTTATAATAAAAGCAAAATCTGGAGGAACACCCAGAAGAAATGTTCCTGAATATTGGAACGGAAACATTCCATTTGCAAAGATACAAGATATAACGAAATCTGGTAAGTATCTATACAATACTGAGGAATTTATTACTGAAAAAGGATTAGAAAATTCTAATGCTTGGATAGTTCCAAAGGATTCTTTACTATTAACAATTTATGGTTCTTTAGGATTTGTTGCAATTAATAAAATACCAGTAGCGACAAATCAAGCAATTATAGGAATAATACCTAATAAGAATATTATAGATACAGAATTTTTATATTATTGGTATCTATACTTCAAACCTTATTGGAGTAAATTTATTAAAAAGGGTACTCAACCCAATCTTACACTTGAAATAGTTTTAAATAGCTCAGTTCCTATACTTCCCCTAGAAGAACAAAAGAAGATCGTAGAACTACTTCAAAAGGCCACTGATATTTATTACACCTTAAAGGATTATATTATTCAAATTAGAAATTCTACAGAAACTATAACGAAAGTAATAAGAAAGGAATTATTGACTAAAGGTATAGGGCATAGAGATTATGTTGAGACTGATATTGGCGAATTTCCTAAGGATTGGGAAGTAAGAAGACTTAATGAAATTGCTATTATACGTTCTGGTTTTTCAGAGAGGAAAAGAGATGAGAATAGTAAAGTAATCCATTTAAGACCAGATAATATTGATAATGAAACGGATAGGATTGTTTTTCATAGAATTGTATATATACCTGAATCTCCAAAAATTGAGAGGTATTTGCTCAGGCATTTGGATATCGTATTGGTCAATACTAATGGTAGTATTGATCATATAGGGAAACTTGGTATTATTGATATGCCTTTAAATCAAAAGATAACCTTTAGTAATCATCTAACGGCAATACGGATTGTATCAAAGGATGTGGAACCATATTATATATATTATTTACTCTCATGGTATCATCTAAACGGATCTTTTAAGAAAGTGGTTAAAAACCAAGCAGGGAAGTGGAATCTTAACTTAGATACAATAAGAAATTTACTAATTCCTTTACCTCCCCTAGAGGAACAAAAGAAGATCGTAGAACTACTTCAAAAGGTTGATGAACTTATTATTCGATTTAATGATTTCCTACAGAACTTAGAAGATGAGGCAAATACTCTATATAAGTCTATTCTTAGGTTAGCATTAACAGGGAAATTAACTGAGGATTGGAGGAGGCAAATTATCCTACTTAGATCTGTAGTAATACCATATTTAGTCTATCAAGCGTCTAAGATTAAAGGTAGGCCAGTCTATATGACAGAGTTAATGAAGTATCTATTCCTCCTTCAAAAGGAATATAACATTAATCTAGCTTACAATTTTGAACCATACAAATATGGTCCTTTTACTCCCCAACTTTATAAGGATCTTGAGGAGCTTAAGGATAGGATAGAGGTTAAGGAAGTTAAAGATAACGTAGATAAGAGTTTAATCACATCTAAGGAGTTACCGCAGGTAAATCAAGATATCGCCAACGCGGTAAACGATTTAATAAATAGATTTGGGAATAAGGACCTTAAGGAGTTGTTATCCTATGTGTATAAGAAATATCCAGAATATACTGTAAAATCCGAATTAAATTTAGATGAATTTTTAAAATAA